In Anomalospiza imberbis isolate Cuckoo-Finch-1a 21T00152 unplaced genomic scaffold, ASM3175350v1 scaffold_61, whole genome shotgun sequence, the following proteins share a genomic window:
- the HOOK2 gene encoding LOW QUALITY PROTEIN: protein Hook homolog 2 (The sequence of the model RefSeq protein was modified relative to this genomic sequence to represent the inferred CDS: deleted 1 base in 1 codon), protein MAAGRDACGALLTWLQTFDPPSPCAAPPDLASGVTLAHVLHKIDPSWFDETWLGRIRGDTEGSARLKVNNLRQVLQSVLEYWQDVLGQAVAEQHVPDVAPAARHGDPEQLGKLVRLVLGCAVSCERREEHIQRIMTLEESVQHEVMTAIQELLDPEPSEPMAAETYGNFDTQSRRYYFLSQEPPEEGSGQRCRELEQQVATLLEEKGHLAAENRALREQLESDAAGAAAKKLLRLQTQVEELQEENYRLESGREELRARCSRLEQEARGLQARAQELSGLAGEARALRDEMDLLRASSARAGRLEAAVATYRGRAAAAGELRRWARALEERHAAQVRRAAHLQQQLGRAQAGCAQLEAARRQVEELSGQQAERALRAEKWHLELRHLQERFEALSQEKERLLEERDALREANEELRCAQVQQSYLSRADAGLEGGAALPGIWRRRSFPQSSGTR, encoded by the exons CTGCAGACCTTTGACCCCCCCTCGCCGTGCGCGGCCCCCCCGGACCTGGCCAGCGGGGTGACCCTGGCCCACGTCCTGCACAAAAT CGATCCCTCCTGGTTTGATGAGACGTGGCTGGGCCGGATCCGGGGGGACACCGAGGGCAGCGCTCGGCTCAAG gtgAACAACCTGCGCCAGGTGCTGCAGAGCGTCCTGGAGTATTGGCAGGAT GTGCTGGGCCAGGCCGTGGCGGAGCAGCACGTGCCGGACGTGGCGCCGGCCGCCCGGCACGGCGACCCCGAGCAACTGGGCAAACTGGTGAGGCTGGTGCTGGGCTGCGCCGTGAGCTGCGAGCGGCGGGAAG AGCACATCCAGCGCATCATGACGCTGGAGGAGTCGGTGCAGCACGAGGTGATGACGGCCATCCAAGAG CTCTTGGATCCGGAGCCGTCGGAGCCGATGGCGGCTGAGACCTACGGGAACTTCGACACTCag TCCCGCCGCTATTACTTCCTGAGCCAGGAGCCCCCCGAGGAGGGGTCGGGGCAGCGCTGCcgtgagctggagcagcag GTGGCCACGCTGCTGGAGGAGAAAGGACACCTGGCCGCCGAGAACCGCGCGCTGCGGGAGCAGCTCGAGTCCGACgccgccggcgccgccgccaAGAAGCTGCTGCGGCTGCAGACGCaggtggaggagctgcaggaggagaacTACAG GCTGGAGAGCGGCAGGGAGGAGCTGCGGGCGCGCTGCTCgcggctggagcaggaggcgcgggggctgcaGGCGCGGGCGCAGGAGCTGAGCGGGCTGGCGGGGGAGGCGCGGGCGCTGCGCGACGAGATGGACCTGCTCAG GGCGTCGTcggcgcgggcggggcggctgGAGGCGGCGGTGGCCACGTaccggggccgggcggcggcggcgggcgagcTGCGGCGCTGGGCGCGGGCGCTGGAGGAGCGCCACGCCGCCCAGGTGCGCCGCGCTGcgcacctgcagcagcagctgggccgCGCCCAGGCCGGCTGCGCGCAGCTGGAGGCCGCCCGCAGGCAG GTGGAGGAGCTGAGCGGGCAGCAGGCGgag cgggcgctgcgggccgAGAAGTGGCACCTGGAGTTGCGGCACCTGCAGGAGCGATTCGAGGCcctgagccaggagaaggag CGGCTTCTGGAGGAGCGGGACGCGCTGCGCGAGGCCAACGAGGAGCTGCGCTGCGCGCAGGTGCAGCAGAGCTACCTGAGCCGGGCAG ACgcagggctggaggggggcGCGGCCCTCCCCGGAATTTGGCGGCGGAGATCCTTCCCGCAGAGCTCAG GGACACGGTGA